A window of the Sphaerobacter thermophilus DSM 20745 genome harbors these coding sequences:
- the mtaB gene encoding tRNA (N(6)-L-threonylcarbamoyladenosine(37)-C(2))-methylthiotransferase MtaB — protein sequence MDSPRSLTPQPLHVRRRPRFAICTLGCKLNQSDEADLRRSLRQAGLQEVDFGSEAEVYIVNTCTVTQLADRRSRQMLRRAHRQNPEALVAAIGCYPAVNPDELHAMPEVDIVVGSIEKATVVDEILGRLDWENQAFDSDEPVEHVETRTRRMIKIQEGCRAHCTYCIIPRARGAPRNVAPAEVVRRVQEAIDEGYREVVLTGTHVGTYKWPEGDRTLRLADLLELVLEATTIERLRVTSVGPHEIDERFIALVNHPRMAPHLHMALQSGSETVLRRMKRWYNTRQFRRAVRRLREEVPDIAITTDVIVGFPGETDEEFAETCDFVREMGFAKLHVFPFSPRKDTPAAAMPDQVHPRVKERRAAELRAIGDELHAAFVARHLGREVRVLVEQVAEQLPDGRSLWSGYTGNYLRVYVPGDPGEDLENRFVSVRAVAPHEDGVLADPPIRVE from the coding sequence ATGGACTCGCCACGCTCGCTGACACCGCAACCGCTTCACGTGCGGCGGCGCCCCCGCTTCGCTATTTGCACACTCGGATGCAAGCTCAACCAGAGTGACGAGGCCGATCTGCGACGCAGCCTGCGCCAGGCCGGGTTGCAGGAGGTGGACTTCGGCTCGGAAGCCGAAGTCTACATCGTCAACACCTGCACCGTCACCCAGTTGGCCGACCGGCGCTCGCGCCAGATGCTGCGGCGTGCCCACCGGCAGAACCCGGAGGCGCTCGTCGCGGCGATCGGCTGTTACCCCGCTGTCAACCCGGATGAACTCCACGCCATGCCCGAGGTCGATATCGTGGTCGGCTCGATCGAGAAGGCGACCGTGGTCGACGAGATTCTCGGGCGGCTTGACTGGGAGAACCAGGCTTTTGACAGCGACGAGCCGGTCGAGCATGTGGAGACGCGCACCCGCCGGATGATCAAGATCCAGGAAGGGTGCCGCGCCCACTGCACCTACTGCATCATCCCGCGGGCGCGCGGCGCACCGCGGAATGTCGCCCCGGCGGAAGTGGTGCGCCGGGTGCAGGAAGCGATCGACGAGGGCTACCGGGAGGTGGTGCTGACCGGCACGCATGTCGGCACCTACAAGTGGCCCGAGGGGGACCGCACACTGCGGCTCGCCGACCTGCTGGAGCTGGTCCTGGAGGCGACCACGATCGAGCGGCTGCGTGTGACTTCGGTCGGGCCGCACGAGATCGACGAGCGGTTTATCGCACTGGTCAATCACCCACGGATGGCGCCGCACTTGCACATGGCGCTCCAGAGCGGCAGCGAGACCGTGCTGCGCCGGATGAAGCGCTGGTACAACACCCGCCAGTTCCGGCGCGCGGTGCGGCGGCTGCGCGAGGAGGTTCCTGACATTGCCATTACCACCGACGTGATCGTCGGTTTCCCGGGCGAGACGGATGAGGAGTTTGCGGAGACGTGCGACTTCGTGCGAGAGATGGGCTTTGCCAAGCTGCACGTCTTCCCCTTCTCGCCGCGCAAGGACACGCCCGCGGCGGCGATGCCCGACCAGGTTCACCCCCGGGTCAAGGAGCGCCGCGCGGCGGAGTTGCGGGCCATCGGTGACGAGCTGCACGCGGCGTTCGTCGCCCGGCACCTGGGCCGGGAGGTCCGGGTGCTGGTTGAGCAGGTGGCGGAACAACTCCCGGACGGCAGGTCCCTCTGGAGCGGGTATACCGGCAACTACCTGCGTGTCTACGTGCCGGGCGATCCGGGCGAGGACCTGGAGAACCGTTTTGTGAGCGTGCGGGCGGTGGCCCCGCACGAGG